From Rhodovulum sulfidophilum DSM 1374, one genomic window encodes:
- the tssC gene encoding type VI secretion system contractile sheath large subunit → MTQNAERQAGAAEGALDELSEFQDILKQTIKPRSDIAAREVDNAVTALAREALGSSELIAEDVIDTLDAMIARLDEKLSDQVNEILHAEEFQQIESSWRGLAYTLNNAETDASLRVKVLNISKSELQAMMRRYPGAKWDKSPLHTMIYEQNLGTLGGKPFGALVGDYYFDHSSPDVNLLQSVARISEASLAPFISGTAPELLGLDSWNEISVPPDLSEIFETPEYAQWNSLRDSENSRFVALVAPRVLAREPYGPNSNAVVEEFNFVEETDGHGGRNYAWMNAAHAMAANINRAFKEYGWTVRIRGVTSGGEVANLPTHLFDTGDGAKDMKCPTEVSITDRREGELSKAGLIGLIHRQHTDKAAFIGAQSLYRPKKYVDDLATASDNMSSRIPYIFAVSRFAHYLKVMVRDKIGQSPDRLQLEKELQAWVNKYVSGNPESASEMEKARKPLAGAKVEVIEDELNPGYYQGKFYLRPHFQLEGMDIGMSLVSRLPVGK, encoded by the coding sequence ATGACTCAGAACGCAGAACGGCAGGCGGGTGCGGCCGAGGGCGCGCTCGACGAGCTTTCCGAATTTCAGGACATCCTGAAACAGACCATCAAGCCGCGCAGCGACATCGCCGCGCGCGAGGTCGACAATGCGGTGACCGCGCTGGCGCGCGAGGCGCTGGGGTCGAGCGAGCTGATCGCCGAGGACGTGATCGACACGCTGGATGCGATGATCGCGCGGCTGGACGAGAAGCTGAGCGACCAGGTCAACGAGATCCTGCATGCGGAGGAGTTCCAGCAGATCGAATCCTCCTGGCGCGGGCTGGCCTACACGCTGAACAATGCCGAGACCGACGCCTCGCTGCGGGTCAAGGTGCTGAATATCTCGAAATCCGAGCTGCAGGCGATGATGCGGCGCTATCCCGGCGCGAAATGGGACAAGTCGCCCCTGCACACGATGATCTACGAGCAGAACCTGGGCACGCTGGGCGGCAAGCCCTTCGGCGCGCTGGTGGGCGATTACTATTTCGACCATTCCTCGCCCGACGTGAACCTGCTGCAATCGGTCGCCCGGATTTCCGAGGCCTCGCTGGCGCCCTTCATCTCGGGCACCGCGCCCGAGCTTCTGGGGCTGGACAGCTGGAACGAGATCTCGGTGCCGCCGGATCTGTCCGAGATCTTCGAGACGCCGGAATACGCGCAGTGGAACAGCCTGCGCGACAGCGAGAATTCGCGCTTCGTGGCGCTGGTCGCGCCGCGCGTGCTGGCGCGCGAGCCCTATGGTCCGAATTCCAACGCGGTGGTCGAGGAATTCAACTTCGTCGAGGAAACCGACGGCCATGGCGGCAGGAATTACGCCTGGATGAACGCGGCCCATGCGATGGCGGCGAACATCAACCGTGCCTTCAAGGAATATGGCTGGACGGTGCGGATCCGCGGCGTGACCTCGGGCGGCGAGGTGGCGAACCTGCCGACCCATCTGTTCGATACCGGCGACGGCGCCAAGGACATGAAATGTCCGACCGAGGTGTCGATCACCGACCGGCGCGAGGGCGAGCTGTCCAAGGCCGGGCTGATCGGGCTGATCCACCGCCAGCATACCGACAAGGCGGCTTTCATTGGTGCCCAGTCCCTTTACCGTCCAAAGAAATATGTCGACGACCTGGCGACCGCCTCGGACAACATGTCGTCGCGCATCCCCTATATTTTCGCAGTGTCGCGATTTGCCCATTACCTGAAGGTCATGGTGCGAGACAAGATCGGCCAGAGCCCCGACCGGCTGCAGCTCGAGAAAGAGCTGCAGGCCTGGGTCAACAAGTATGTCTCGGGCAATCCCGAGAGCGCCAGCGAGATGGAGAAGGCTCGCAAACCGCTGGCGGGGGCAAAGGTCGAAGTGATCGAGGACGAACTGAACCCCGGATATTACCAGGGCAAGTTCTATCTCAGGCCGCATTTCCAGCTGGAAGGCATGGATATCGGCATGAGCCTCGTGTCGAGGCTGCCAGTCGGCAAATAG
- a CDS encoding ImpA family type VI secretion system protein, which translates to MGLDSLAEPMADDGPCGPDLNARMDPDFDAYYFAALGRLPDAYARPGVTRPDGSVSPDRVFDPGTLDLAGELRQIDALLERSRDLRLLALRVQWLALAGRVPALAETLETVALLLERFPREVHPGAESDPAERREALAELAAPATVIQPLAWAGLAGTAEVTLRKLRVAAGQATPLQGESGLSTESLTAVLADPGNGARLTRTLAALDQATAAVTRIVAACAADPEAPFTPHLDPLTAVLDEMRGAIVAVRPDLAAPVPVPETAAPEPVPHSAPVQVPPPTRELPAGAPEVRDQDHARRLLEACEAYYRRAEPSSPALLLVTQARLLIGRPLIEALEVLMPGRAAEAQIGFGPETGFVLDSARLRSLTEEGGPGDPAPARAESTLRPPPPAIDSAEQAAGTLRAVEDHFRRTERSSPVPMLLERAQAYLGKDFPAILRDLLPSAEGGR; encoded by the coding sequence ATGGGTCTTGACTCCCTCGCGGAACCGATGGCCGACGACGGCCCTTGCGGGCCCGATCTCAACGCACGGATGGACCCCGATTTCGACGCTTATTATTTCGCGGCGCTCGGTCGTCTTCCCGATGCCTATGCCCGCCCGGGCGTGACCCGGCCCGACGGCTCGGTGTCCCCCGACAGGGTTTTCGATCCCGGTACGCTGGATCTGGCCGGCGAGCTGCGCCAGATCGATGCCCTGCTCGAGCGTAGCCGCGACCTGCGCCTGCTTGCGCTGCGCGTGCAATGGCTGGCGCTGGCGGGGCGGGTTCCGGCGCTGGCCGAGACGCTGGAGACGGTGGCGCTGTTGCTCGAACGTTTCCCGCGCGAGGTGCATCCCGGTGCCGAGAGCGATCCGGCCGAGCGGCGCGAGGCGCTGGCCGAGCTGGCGGCGCCGGCGACGGTGATCCAGCCGCTGGCCTGGGCCGGGCTGGCCGGTACCGCCGAGGTGACGCTGCGCAAGCTGCGGGTGGCGGCCGGGCAGGCGACGCCGCTGCAGGGCGAAAGCGGGCTGTCGACCGAATCGCTGACCGCGGTGCTGGCCGATCCCGGCAATGGCGCGCGGCTGACGCGGACGCTGGCCGCGCTCGACCAGGCGACGGCCGCGGTGACGCGGATCGTGGCGGCCTGCGCGGCCGATCCCGAGGCGCCCTTCACCCCGCATCTGGACCCGCTGACGGCGGTTCTGGACGAGATGCGGGGGGCGATCGTCGCGGTCCGTCCCGATCTGGCCGCGCCGGTGCCGGTGCCCGAGACGGCTGCGCCCGAGCCGGTGCCGCACAGTGCCCCGGTGCAGGTGCCGCCGCCCACGCGGGAGCTTCCGGCCGGGGCGCCCGAGGTGCGCGACCAGGACCATGCAAGACGCCTGCTGGAGGCCTGCGAGGCCTATTACCGCCGCGCCGAACCCTCGTCGCCCGCGCTGTTGCTGGTGACGCAGGCACGGCTGCTGATCGGGCGGCCGCTGATCGAGGCGCTGGAGGTGCTGATGCCCGGCCGCGCGGCCGAGGCGCAGATCGGCTTCGGTCCCGAGACCGGCTTCGTGCTGGACAGCGCGCGGCTGCGCAGTCTGACCGAGGAGGGCGGGCCCGGCGACCCGGCGCCGGCGCGGGCCGAATCGACCCTGCGCCCGCCGCCGCCCGCCATCGACAGCGCCGAACAGGCCGCGGGCACGCTGCGCGCGGTCGAGGATCATTTCCGCCGCACCGAGAGATCGAGCCCGGTACCCATGTTGCTGGAGCGGGCGCAAGCCTATCTGGGTAAGGATTTCCCTGCCATCCTGCGGGATTTGCTGCCATCGGCGGAGGGAGGACGATAG
- a CDS encoding Hcp family type VI secretion system effector produces the protein MAIDCFLKLENNIKGESLDDKHKDWIDVLSWNWGLSQSGTTHMGHGGGGGKVDVQDITVTKYVDAATHDLIKRCCSGEHITAGQLVVRKSGGSAPVDYLKIDLKDVMITSYVTGGSKDGLDRVQETLTLNFRAFQVTYTMQEETGGAGPESTAGWEIAENKEWAA, from the coding sequence ATGGCCATCGATTGCTTCCTGAAACTGGAAAACAACATCAAGGGCGAGTCCCTGGATGACAAACACAAGGACTGGATCGACGTGCTGTCCTGGAACTGGGGTCTGAGCCAGTCGGGCACGACCCACATGGGTCACGGCGGCGGCGGCGGCAAGGTCGACGTCCAGGACATCACCGTCACCAAATACGTCGATGCCGCCACCCATGACCTGATCAAGCGCTGCTGCTCGGGCGAGCATATCACCGCCGGTCAGCTGGTGGTGCGCAAGTCGGGCGGCTCGGCGCCGGTCGACTATCTCAAGATCGACCTCAAGGACGTGATGATCACCTCCTATGTCACCGGCGGCTCGAAGGACGGTCTGGACCGCGTGCAGGAAACCCTGACGCTGAACTTCCGCGCCTTCCAGGTGACCTACACCATGCAGGAGGAAACCGGCGGCGCCGGTCCCGAAAGCACCGCCGGCTGGGAAATCGCCGAGAACAAGGAATGGGCGGCCTGA
- the tssH gene encoding type VI secretion system ATPase TssH, with protein MTEITIETYAGKMNRAGYDAFLQGMRHARGEKNRHVDLSHWLFHSVSNQNADISVTLNELGLDRGRVLRDLDAAMAALQKNVTETPGISEVLSDALNHAWTYATLFFGEAQIRTGHVLTALLNDPGLKRHLLQLSKVFAEISVDRLGQDARSLWAASEEEDMRPMDGSGLAARGEGAEGAAGRGGGQSALGRFAQDMTAEAEAGRLDRVVGRDDEIRQVIDALLRRRQNNPILTGEAGVGKTAVVEGFAQKLAAGEVPPKLKGTRLYMLDIQAMQAGASMRGEFEQRLKSVIDEVQASDVPIILFIDEAHTLIGAGGQAGTGDAANLLKPALARGTLRTIAATTWSEYRQHIEKDPALTRRFQPVTVDEPDVGTCCAMLRGILGPMEAHHGVRISDEAVVAAVQLSQRYIPARQLPDKAVSLLDTAAARVAVSQASVPARIEDLKARIDALDSEIAAKRGAQDLGEDAGERIAELEADRAEAGQDLARLEELHDEQKALVEQILGLRARIAGAADGAAGEDMAGDDMAGEAGTEDGAAGEDKEPLDIDALRAEMHERLATLEAGDPETRMVEPHVGAQTVAQVISDWTGIPTGRMVRDELQAVLTLKDHLRERVVGQDHALAAIARRIETSRAGLANPEKPIGVFMLCGPSGVGKTETAIALAEALYGGAQNMITINMSEFQEAHTVSLLKGAPPGYVGYGEGGRLTEAVRRKPYSVVLLDEVEKAHPDVHEIFFQVFDKGWMEDGNGRRIDFRNTLILLTSNVGTDTIMAMAEDGRTRPDLDEVTAALKPRQLEVFPPALLGRVVSIPYLPLSAEGLAAIVRLKLSAVEARMRGAHGAELVYGDAVMDHIVDQCHDPDSGGRMIDNIITNTILPDLSREVLGRMVSGEGIARVEILLQDGALAYSFEGENA; from the coding sequence ATGACCGAGATTACCATCGAGACCTATGCCGGCAAGATGAACCGTGCCGGATACGACGCCTTCCTGCAGGGCATGCGCCATGCCCGGGGCGAGAAGAACCGCCATGTCGATCTCAGCCACTGGCTGTTCCATTCGGTCTCGAACCAGAATGCCGACATCTCGGTCACGCTGAACGAGCTGGGGCTCGACCGCGGCCGGGTGCTGCGCGATCTCGACGCCGCCATGGCCGCGCTGCAGAAGAACGTGACCGAGACGCCCGGCATTTCCGAGGTGCTGTCGGATGCGCTGAACCATGCCTGGACCTATGCCACGCTGTTCTTCGGCGAGGCCCAGATCCGCACCGGCCATGTGCTGACCGCGCTTCTGAACGATCCGGGGCTCAAGCGGCACCTGCTGCAGCTGTCGAAGGTCTTTGCCGAGATCTCGGTCGACCGGCTGGGGCAGGATGCGCGCAGCCTCTGGGCCGCCTCCGAGGAAGAGGACATGCGCCCGATGGACGGCTCGGGGCTGGCCGCGCGCGGCGAGGGCGCCGAGGGCGCGGCCGGGCGCGGCGGCGGGCAGAGCGCGCTGGGGCGGTTCGCCCAGGACATGACCGCCGAGGCCGAGGCCGGACGGCTCGACCGGGTGGTCGGGCGCGATGACGAGATCCGGCAGGTGATCGACGCGCTTCTGCGCCGCCGCCAGAACAACCCGATCCTGACCGGCGAGGCCGGGGTCGGCAAGACGGCGGTCGTCGAGGGCTTTGCCCAGAAGCTGGCCGCGGGCGAGGTGCCGCCCAAGCTGAAGGGCACGCGGCTTTACATGCTGGACATCCAGGCGATGCAGGCCGGGGCCTCGATGCGGGGCGAGTTCGAACAGCGGCTGAAATCGGTGATCGACGAGGTGCAGGCCTCGGATGTGCCGATCATCCTGTTCATCGACGAGGCCCATACCCTGATCGGCGCGGGCGGGCAGGCGGGCACGGGCGATGCCGCCAACCTGCTGAAACCGGCGCTGGCGCGCGGCACGCTCAGGACCATCGCCGCGACCACCTGGTCGGAATACCGCCAGCATATCGAGAAGGATCCGGCCCTGACCCGGCGTTTCCAGCCGGTCACCGTCGACGAGCCCGATGTCGGGACCTGCTGTGCCATGCTGCGCGGCATTCTCGGCCCGATGGAGGCCCATCACGGCGTGCGGATCTCGGATGAGGCAGTAGTGGCCGCCGTCCAGCTGTCGCAGCGCTACATCCCGGCGCGGCAGCTGCCCGACAAGGCGGTGTCGCTGCTGGACACCGCGGCGGCGCGGGTGGCGGTCAGCCAGGCCTCGGTGCCCGCGCGGATCGAGGATCTGAAGGCCCGGATCGACGCGCTGGACAGCGAGATCGCCGCCAAGCGCGGGGCGCAGGATCTGGGCGAGGATGCGGGCGAGCGGATCGCCGAGCTGGAGGCCGACCGGGCGGAGGCCGGCCAAGACCTGGCGCGGCTGGAAGAGCTTCACGACGAGCAGAAGGCGCTGGTCGAGCAGATCCTCGGGCTCCGCGCCCGGATCGCGGGCGCGGCTGACGGCGCGGCCGGTGAAGACATGGCCGGTGACGACATGGCCGGCGAGGCCGGGACGGAGGACGGCGCGGCGGGCGAGGACAAAGAGCCGCTCGATATCGATGCCTTGCGGGCCGAGATGCATGAACGTCTTGCCACGCTTGAGGCGGGCGATCCCGAGACCCGGATGGTCGAGCCCCATGTCGGCGCCCAGACCGTGGCGCAGGTGATCTCGGACTGGACCGGCATCCCGACCGGGCGGATGGTGCGCGACGAGCTGCAGGCGGTCCTGACCCTGAAGGACCATCTGCGCGAGCGGGTGGTGGGCCAGGACCATGCCCTTGCCGCCATCGCCCGGCGGATCGAGACCTCGCGCGCGGGGCTGGCCAATCCCGAGAAGCCGATCGGGGTGTTCATGCTGTGCGGGCCCTCGGGCGTCGGCAAGACCGAGACCGCCATCGCGCTGGCCGAGGCGCTGTATGGCGGCGCGCAGAACATGATCACCATCAACATGTCGGAATTCCAGGAGGCCCATACCGTCAGCCTGCTGAAGGGCGCGCCGCCCGGCTATGTCGGCTATGGCGAGGGCGGGCGGCTGACCGAGGCGGTGCGGCGCAAGCCCTATTCGGTGGTGCTGCTCGACGAGGTCGAGAAGGCGCATCCCGATGTGCACGAGATCTTCTTCCAGGTCTTCGACAAGGGCTGGATGGAGGATGGCAACGGCCGCCGCATCGATTTTCGCAATACCCTGATCCTGCTGACCTCGAATGTGGGCACCGACACCATCATGGCGATGGCCGAGGACGGCCGGACGCGGCCCGATCTGGACGAGGTCACGGCGGCGCTGAAGCCGCGCCAGCTCGAGGTCTTCCCGCCCGCGCTCCTGGGCCGGGTGGTCTCGATCCCCTATCTGCCGCTCTCGGCCGAGGGGCTGGCGGCCATCGTCCGGCTGAAGCTTTCGGCGGTCGAGGCCCGGATGCGGGGCGCCCATGGCGCCGAGCTTGTCTATGGCGACGCGGTCATGGACCATATCGTCGATCAGTGCCACGACCCCGACAGCGGCGGGCGGATGATCGACAACATCATCACCAATACCATCCTGCCCGACCTCTCGCGCGAGGTGCTGGGGCGGATGGTGTCAGGCGAGGGCATCGCGCGGGTCGAGATCCTGCTGCAAGACGGCGCGCTGGCCTACAGCTTCGAAGGAGAAAACGCGTGA
- the tssB gene encoding type VI secretion system contractile sheath small subunit: MSSNSGSGFIKRNRPPRVQIQYQDPYDSEKMVELPFVMGVMSDLSGNNPGVEKPAVEDRSFTDVTKDTLDDYMASVTPGVTFTVDNRLQPGSGEKLAVNLQFEKMEDLEPAAVARQVPALRQLLEAREQLANLQRYMGTKPRAQEHIKRLLADPELMAALADSAARDDDASSDDA, translated from the coding sequence ATGTCATCGAACTCCGGTTCCGGTTTCATCAAGCGCAATCGCCCGCCGCGGGTCCAGATCCAGTATCAGGACCCCTATGATAGCGAGAAGATGGTCGAGCTGCCCTTTGTCATGGGGGTGATGTCGGACCTGTCGGGCAACAATCCGGGGGTCGAGAAACCGGCGGTCGAGGATCGCAGCTTCACCGATGTCACCAAGGATACGCTGGACGATTACATGGCCTCGGTCACGCCGGGCGTCACCTTCACCGTCGACAACCGGCTGCAGCCGGGGTCGGGCGAGAAGCTGGCGGTCAACCTCCAGTTCGAGAAGATGGAGGATCTGGAACCGGCGGCGGTGGCCCGGCAGGTGCCGGCGCTGCGCCAGCTTCTGGAGGCGCGCGAGCAGCTCGCCAACCTGCAGCGCTACATGGGCACCAAGCCCCGTGCGCAGGAACATATCAAACGTCTGCTGGCCGACCCCGAACTGATGGCGGCGCTGGCGGACAGTGCGGCGCGCGACGACGACGCGTCGTCGGATGACGCGTGA
- the tssG gene encoding type VI secretion system baseplate subunit TssG translates to MTGESFSDRRAAEATAAEGVGLFAALRALERAAPDAPRIGRNARVAEAVVRLGQDPFLAFPVSDLSRAGRDGRARPVFRAQFLGFYGAFGALPLAWTEEVRRWFDAGDESFTAFTDIFTERFQELFFRAWSDARPITQFDHPDDRFQGYLLGFAGTATPAFRDRCRVPDTALARLVPLAAGRVKSPVRLRQMLGLHFEGRARVEIEEMVPGWLDFEPGTESRLGLGAASLGRDAHLGARARTISDRIRVHLHVPDMAAFDRFLPGGPDNRELADLCRWYLGETLEIEAALWLPQPKVVPAVLGRSARLGWMACLAPDPDNPEQMVHIARFDLNREDDAPRPAAAAPAAIAA, encoded by the coding sequence GTGACGGGCGAGAGCTTTTCCGACCGCCGCGCGGCCGAGGCGACAGCGGCCGAGGGGGTGGGGCTGTTCGCGGCGCTCCGGGCGCTGGAACGCGCGGCGCCCGACGCGCCCCGGATCGGGCGCAATGCCCGGGTCGCCGAGGCGGTGGTGCGGCTGGGGCAGGACCCGTTCCTGGCCTTCCCGGTCTCGGATCTGTCGCGGGCGGGGCGGGACGGGCGCGCCCGGCCGGTCTTCAGGGCCCAGTTCCTGGGCTTTTACGGCGCCTTCGGCGCGCTGCCCCTGGCCTGGACCGAAGAGGTCCGGCGCTGGTTCGATGCGGGCGATGAAAGCTTCACCGCCTTCACCGACATCTTTACCGAGCGGTTTCAGGAGCTGTTCTTCCGGGCCTGGTCCGATGCCCGCCCGATCACCCAGTTCGACCATCCCGACGACCGCTTCCAGGGCTATCTGCTGGGCTTTGCGGGCACCGCGACGCCGGCCTTCCGCGACCGGTGCCGGGTGCCCGATACCGCGCTGGCCCGGCTGGTGCCGCTGGCCGCGGGCCGGGTGAAAAGCCCGGTCCGGCTGCGCCAGATGCTGGGGCTGCATTTCGAGGGCCGGGCGCGGGTCGAGATCGAGGAGATGGTGCCGGGCTGGCTCGATTTCGAGCCCGGGACCGAATCCCGGCTGGGGCTGGGCGCGGCCAGTCTGGGGCGCGACGCCCATCTGGGGGCCCGGGCCCGCACCATCAGCGACCGGATCCGGGTGCATCTGCATGTGCCTGACATGGCCGCCTTCGACCGTTTCCTGCCCGGCGGTCCCGACAATCGCGAACTGGCCGACCTGTGCCGCTGGTATCTCGGAGAGACGCTCGAGATCGAGGCCGCCCTGTGGCTGCCCCAGCCCAAGGTGGTGCCCGCCGTTCTGGGCCGCTCGGCCCGGCTGGGCTGGATGGCCTGTCTCGCGCCCGATCCCGACAACCCCGAACAGATGGTCCATATCGCGCGGTTCGACCTGAATCGCGAGGACGACGCCCCCCGGCCCGCCGCCGCGGCCCCGGCCGCCATCGCGGCCTGA
- the tssF gene encoding type VI secretion system baseplate subunit TssF, with the protein MNPALRDTYNRELALLKERTAEFARDYPGLADRLGGLMADNLDPTVAGLLEGSAFLAARVQLKLQDEFRGFTEALLDQVFPDALAPTPSAMLVEASVPAGNSDIVKGLRFDPGAYMDARFRDADKRIACRFSLAAPLTIWPLKLAGLRYLSGAGPVGALGQEIAEGTKAGLVLDLARIAPSGLADGSAPLAELELDRLDLHLTGPMAEAVALYEQIFARSLRVSLRWLDAQGDPVFARLPPDCLEQVGFDPEERLFPHHARLFDGFALLREYFVFPRKFLGFRIKGLADHLPRIRGSEVQVIVEFDRADPRLAERLSEGDVALNCAPAVNLFEEMSSTVRIDGKQHEYVVTPNATPVTHYELLDILDVQAHYATHRSKERVQPLYALPEGGQDPRRTLYYTARRKPRRLTAREHRFGPARNRYRGTETFISIYEPDGGDDIQRLQVRALCSNRHLPAELPIAQSEGDFHMTDDVTVSLACRAGPTPPRNPLGRSDPGAGPRAGAGDVYWRLISYLSLNQFGLGGRQEGDSAAALREMLALFADFSDSAAEAGVRGLRSVETRPVTRSVAMADGYHLARGTEISLSFDESDYESTGVMLIGAVLDRFLSEYAAVNSFTQVRVASVQRGAIRSWPPRSGSGPIL; encoded by the coding sequence GTGAACCCGGCGCTGCGCGACACCTATAACCGCGAGCTGGCGCTTCTGAAGGAACGCACCGCCGAATTCGCCCGCGACTATCCGGGCCTGGCCGACCGGCTGGGCGGGCTGATGGCCGACAATCTCGACCCCACGGTCGCCGGGCTGCTGGAGGGCTCGGCCTTTCTGGCCGCGCGGGTGCAGCTCAAGTTGCAGGACGAGTTCCGCGGCTTTACCGAGGCGCTTCTGGATCAGGTCTTTCCCGATGCGCTGGCGCCGACGCCCTCGGCGATGCTGGTCGAGGCCTCGGTTCCGGCCGGGAATTCCGACATCGTCAAGGGGCTGCGCTTCGACCCCGGCGCCTATATGGATGCGCGCTTTCGCGATGCCGACAAGCGCATCGCCTGCCGGTTCTCGCTGGCCGCGCCGCTGACGATCTGGCCGCTGAAACTGGCCGGGCTGCGCTATCTGTCGGGCGCGGGGCCGGTCGGCGCGCTGGGGCAGGAGATCGCCGAGGGCACCAAGGCCGGGCTGGTGCTGGATCTGGCGCGGATCGCGCCGTCCGGGCTGGCCGACGGCTCGGCGCCGCTTGCCGAGCTGGAGCTCGACCGGCTCGATCTGCACCTGACCGGCCCGATGGCCGAGGCGGTCGCGCTGTATGAACAGATCTTCGCGCGCAGCCTCAGGGTCTCGCTGCGCTGGCTTGACGCGCAGGGCGATCCGGTCTTCGCGCGGCTGCCGCCCGATTGCCTGGAACAGGTGGGCTTCGACCCCGAAGAGCGGCTTTTCCCGCATCATGCGAGGCTGTTCGACGGCTTCGCCCTGCTGCGCGAATATTTCGTCTTCCCGCGCAAGTTCCTGGGCTTCCGCATCAAGGGGCTGGCCGATCATCTGCCCCGGATACGCGGGTCCGAGGTTCAGGTGATCGTCGAGTTCGACCGCGCCGATCCGCGCCTGGCCGAGCGGTTGTCCGAGGGCGATGTCGCGCTGAACTGTGCGCCCGCGGTGAACCTGTTCGAGGAGATGTCCTCGACCGTGCGGATCGACGGCAAGCAGCATGAATATGTGGTCACGCCCAATGCGACGCCGGTCACCCATTACGAGCTGCTCGATATTCTCGACGTGCAGGCCCATTACGCCACCCATCGCAGCAAGGAACGGGTGCAGCCGCTTTACGCGCTGCCCGAGGGCGGGCAGGACCCGCGCCGGACGCTGTATTACACCGCGCGGCGCAAGCCCCGCCGCCTGACCGCGCGCGAGCATCGCTTTGGCCCGGCGCGCAATCGCTATCGCGGCACCGAGACCTTCATCTCGATCTACGAGCCCGATGGCGGCGACGACATCCAGCGGCTGCAGGTGCGCGCGCTCTGTTCCAACCGGCATCTGCCCGCCGAGCTGCCGATCGCCCAGAGCGAGGGCGATTTCCACATGACCGACGATGTCACCGTGTCGCTGGCCTGCCGGGCCGGGCCGACGCCGCCGCGCAACCCGCTGGGCCGGAGCGATCCGGGGGCGGGGCCGCGCGCGGGGGCGGGCGATGTCTACTGGCGGCTGATTTCCTACCTGTCGCTGAACCAGTTCGGGCTGGGCGGGCGGCAGGAGGGCGACAGTGCCGCGGCATTGCGCGAGATGCTGGCGCTGTTTGCCGATTTCTCGGACAGCGCGGCCGAGGCCGGGGTGCGCGGGCTGCGCTCGGTCGAGACCCGGCCGGTGACGCGCTCGGTCGCGATGGCCGACGGCTATCACCTGGCCCGCGGCACCGAGATTTCGCTGAGCTTCGATGAAAGCGATTACGAAAGCACGGGCGTGATGCTGATCGGCGCGGTGCTCGACCGCTTCCTGTCGGAATATGCCGCGGTGAACAGCTTTACCCAGGTCCGGGTGGCCTCGGTTCAGCGCGGCGCGATCCGGAGCTGGCCGCCGCGCTCGGGCAGCGGGCCGATCCTGTGA
- the tssE gene encoding type VI secretion system baseplate subunit TssE has product MAGPPQETGPGAREAWRDRDRAKISIFQIFRSAHEEHDARRANRPAENGETEVSARAKPRREGVSASILRAHLQADLDGLLNTIRLDAAIDLSTAPHVANSILNYGFRDLSSVSPAEFHSPAIVESIRESLLRHEPRFLPGTLEVRVVDANGDSGQRLSVTVEGELTGDPVDLSVGFDAEVDLGAGKMDMSDLRMRS; this is encoded by the coding sequence ATGGCCGGACCTCCGCAGGAGACCGGGCCCGGGGCCCGTGAGGCCTGGCGCGACCGGGACCGCGCCAAGATCTCGATTTTCCAGATCTTCCGTTCGGCCCATGAGGAACATGACGCGCGCCGCGCGAACCGGCCCGCCGAGAATGGCGAGACCGAGGTTTCGGCCCGTGCCAAGCCGCGCCGCGAGGGGGTTTCGGCCAGCATCCTGCGCGCCCATCTGCAGGCCGATCTGGATGGGCTGCTGAACACGATCCGGCTCGATGCCGCGATCGATCTGAGCACCGCGCCGCATGTCGCGAACTCGATCCTGAATTACGGCTTCCGCGACCTGTCCTCGGTCTCGCCGGCCGAGTTCCACAGCCCCGCCATCGTCGAGTCGATCCGCGAATCGCTGTTGCGCCACGAGCCGCGCTTTCTGCCCGGCACGCTCGAGGTCCGGGTGGTCGATGCCAATGGCGACAGCGGCCAGCGCCTGTCGGTCACGGTCGAGGGCGAGCTGACCGGCGACCCGGTCGATCTGTCGGTGGGCTTCGATGCCGAGGTCGATCTGGGCGCGGGCAAGATGGACATGTCGGATCTGAGGATGCGGTCGTGA